One window of Streptomyces sp. NBC_00273 genomic DNA carries:
- a CDS encoding ABC transporter substrate-binding protein: MHHEPTLRVRLLRGLGAATAAVTLAGGLTACGDAEATAPATASGQVTVGAESNGAARPTELSVPVVESLRARLPEAVRERGELVVGVGALPAGFPPLAYVGTDQKTLTGAEPDLGRLVAAALGLKPVVKNSTWENLFVGIDSGKVDVAFTNVTVTEERKKKYEFASYRQDNLAFEVLKDSPWNFNGDYRNLAGRTVAVGSGTNQEKILLEWQKKLQAEGKDLTVKYFPDTNSTYLALGGKKIDVNFAPNPSVAYHVTQTASSNAPTRNAGAFSGAGESLQGLIAATAKKDSGLAEPVAAAINHLIENGQYEKLLAAWNLSNEAVKTSTVNPPGLPLSNS, from the coding sequence ATGCACCACGAGCCCACCCTGCGCGTCAGACTCCTGCGCGGCCTCGGCGCCGCGACGGCCGCCGTGACCCTCGCCGGCGGACTCACCGCGTGCGGTGACGCCGAGGCCACTGCGCCGGCGACGGCCTCCGGCCAGGTCACCGTCGGCGCGGAGTCCAACGGCGCCGCCCGACCGACCGAACTGTCCGTACCCGTCGTCGAGTCGCTGCGCGCGCGGCTGCCCGAGGCCGTCCGCGAACGGGGCGAGCTGGTCGTCGGCGTCGGCGCGCTCCCCGCCGGCTTCCCACCGCTGGCCTACGTCGGCACCGACCAGAAGACGCTCACTGGGGCGGAGCCCGACCTGGGCCGGCTGGTGGCCGCCGCCCTCGGGCTCAAGCCGGTCGTGAAGAATTCCACCTGGGAGAACCTCTTCGTCGGCATCGACAGCGGCAAGGTCGACGTGGCCTTCACCAACGTCACGGTCACCGAGGAACGCAAGAAGAAGTACGAGTTCGCCTCGTACCGGCAGGACAACCTGGCCTTCGAGGTGCTGAAGGACAGCCCCTGGAACTTCAACGGCGACTACCGCAACCTCGCGGGCCGGACGGTCGCCGTCGGCTCGGGCACCAACCAGGAGAAGATCCTCCTGGAGTGGCAGAAGAAGCTGCAGGCCGAGGGCAAGGACCTCACCGTCAAGTACTTCCCCGACACCAACAGCACCTACCTGGCCCTGGGCGGCAAGAAGATCGACGTCAACTTCGCCCCGAACCCCTCCGTCGCCTACCACGTCACCCAGACCGCGAGCAGCAACGCCCCCACGCGCAACGCGGGGGCCTTCTCCGGCGCCGGCGAGTCCTTGCAGGGCCTGATCGCGGCGACCGCCAAGAAGGACAGCGGGCTGGCCGAGCCGGTGGCGGCTGCCATCAACCACCTGATCGAGAACGGCCAGTACGAGAAGCTGCTGGCGGCCTGGAACCTGTCCAACGAGGCCGTCAAGACCTCGACGGTCAACCCGCCCGGTCTGCCCCTGAGCAACTCATGA
- a CDS encoding amino acid ABC transporter ATP-binding protein produces the protein MTTNTSTTTTTTTTDALAAQPAAIEVHDVHKGFAGRPVLAGVNLAVPPGTVTVVLGRSGSGKSTLLRVINHLEKPEAGYVSVDGEPIGVRRHGGRLKELSERAILAQRSRIGFVFQNFNLFPHLTVLDNVAAAPVATGLLPREEAEDLARELLDRVGLGDRTGAHPRQLSGGQQQRVAIARALALRPGVILFDEPTSALDPELVGEVLSVIKELATGGTTLVIVTHEIGFAREVADEVVFLHDGRVVEQGPPEQVLDRPAHPRTREFLSKVL, from the coding sequence ATGACCACGAACACATCCACGACTACGACCACGACCACGACCGATGCTCTCGCCGCGCAGCCCGCCGCGATCGAGGTCCACGACGTGCACAAGGGGTTCGCGGGCCGGCCGGTCCTGGCCGGGGTGAACCTGGCGGTCCCGCCGGGCACGGTCACGGTCGTCCTGGGGCGCTCCGGCTCGGGGAAGTCCACCCTGCTGCGGGTCATCAACCACCTGGAGAAGCCCGAGGCCGGGTACGTCAGCGTGGACGGCGAGCCGATCGGCGTCCGGCGGCACGGAGGGCGGCTGAAGGAGCTGAGCGAGCGGGCGATCCTCGCCCAGCGCAGCCGGATCGGCTTCGTCTTCCAGAACTTCAACCTCTTCCCGCACCTCACCGTGCTGGACAACGTCGCCGCGGCTCCGGTCGCCACCGGGCTGCTCCCCCGCGAGGAGGCCGAGGACCTGGCGCGGGAACTGCTGGACCGCGTCGGGCTCGGGGACCGGACCGGCGCCCACCCGCGCCAGCTCTCCGGCGGGCAGCAACAGCGGGTGGCCATCGCCCGAGCCCTCGCGCTGCGGCCGGGGGTCATCCTCTTCGACGAGCCCACGTCCGCGCTGGATCCGGAGCTCGTGGGCGAGGTGCTGTCCGTGATCAAGGAGCTGGCCACCGGGGGCACCACGCTGGTGATCGTCACGCACGAGATCGGCTTCGCCCGCGAGGTGGCCGACGAGGTGGTCTTCCTCCACGACGGGCGCGTCGTCGAACAGGGTCCGCCCGAGCAGGTCCTGGACCGGCCCGCCCACCCGCGCACCCGGGAGTTCCTGAGCAAGGTCCTGTGA
- a CDS encoding amino acid ABC transporter permease produces the protein MTAAFSILRCGEAAGVSVTESLVLAAPTGPSGRPAPAERVRPLRRPGRWLATGVVLVLASQAVHGLLTNPFYQWDRFAYWFLRPVILEGLLITLQVAAYSAVLGLAGGVLLALARLSANPVLRSVSWTYVWLLRSVPLIVVLLFLYNLGALYPTLSIGVPFGPAFLTFDESRPAPDMVIAVVGLSLAEAAYAAEVVRAGLLSVDQGQHEAAAALGLPGRYRFTRIVLPQALRATVPSYVNLLIGLVKATSLVFYVSLLDLFGAVQNLAGTYSGDVVPLLLVATAWYVVLTSLISVVQFYVERHYARGALRTLPPTPAQRVRAAVRELRVRFQKETAR, from the coding sequence ATGACGGCTGCTTTTTCGATTCTTCGATGTGGCGAAGCTGCTGGAGTGTCCGTGACCGAATCCCTTGTCCTCGCCGCGCCCACCGGCCCTTCCGGCCGGCCCGCGCCGGCCGAGCGGGTCCGCCCGCTCCGCCGGCCCGGGCGGTGGCTCGCGACCGGCGTCGTGCTGGTGCTCGCCTCCCAGGCCGTGCACGGGCTGCTCACCAACCCCTTCTACCAATGGGACCGCTTCGCCTACTGGTTCCTGCGGCCCGTCATCCTCGAGGGGCTGCTCATCACCCTCCAGGTGGCCGCGTACAGCGCGGTGCTGGGCCTGGCCGGCGGTGTTCTGCTCGCCCTCGCCAGGCTCTCCGCCAACCCGGTGCTGCGGTCGGTGAGCTGGACGTACGTCTGGTTGCTGCGTTCCGTGCCGCTGATCGTCGTCCTGCTCTTCCTCTACAACCTCGGGGCGCTCTACCCCACCCTGAGCATCGGGGTGCCGTTCGGGCCGGCCTTCCTCACCTTCGACGAGTCCCGGCCGGCCCCCGACATGGTCATCGCGGTCGTGGGCCTGAGCCTGGCCGAAGCCGCGTACGCGGCCGAGGTGGTACGGGCGGGCCTGCTCTCCGTCGACCAGGGCCAGCACGAGGCGGCGGCCGCACTGGGGCTGCCCGGGCGTTACCGGTTCACCCGGATCGTCCTGCCGCAGGCGCTGCGGGCGACCGTCCCCTCGTACGTCAACCTGCTGATCGGGCTGGTCAAGGCCACCTCGCTGGTCTTCTACGTGTCCCTGCTCGACCTGTTCGGCGCGGTGCAGAACCTGGCCGGCACCTACTCGGGCGACGTGGTGCCGCTGTTGCTGGTGGCGACCGCCTGGTACGTGGTCCTCACCAGCCTGATCTCGGTCGTCCAGTTCTACGTCGAGCGGCACTACGCGCGCGGTGCGCTGCGCACGCTGCCACCCACACCGGCGCAGCGGGTCCGGGCGGCCGTGCGCGAGCTGCGGGTCCGCTTCCAGAAGGAGACCGCTCGATGA
- a CDS encoding aryl-sulfate sulfotransferase — MTVDQNTLRRRGVGLIAHDPERSYGGLTLYAPITSAGEIHLVDIEGRPVHTWHSPHPPGRQAQILPNGNLFYAAKDTSGPTLFPIWDVYHGGIFQELAPDSTVIREVRHPFHHHDASLLRNGNLIIGAVEPLDPADAARIRGGVPGSEAPGGVIYADVVYELTWDGEIVWRWAAIEHLDPQEVPLNPHFARNHWPMANTVNESADGSIVVGFRSASTTVSVDRADGSVRWRIGPDVLAQQHHPHELPGGTLLVFDNGTYRDATSVPYSRVLELDPTTGEEVWAYEDNPPQNFFSPYMSSAQRLPNGNTFIAEGSFGRLFEVTPGGEVVWEFVIPQFRSFGEGVGLESSAGAQNSVFRAYRYAAEQIPWL; from the coding sequence ATGACCGTCGACCAGAACACCCTGCGCCGCCGCGGCGTCGGCCTGATCGCCCACGACCCCGAGCGCAGCTACGGCGGCCTCACCCTCTACGCCCCGATCACCAGCGCCGGCGAGATCCACCTCGTCGACATCGAGGGCCGGCCGGTCCACACCTGGCACTCCCCGCACCCGCCCGGCCGTCAGGCGCAGATCCTGCCTAACGGGAACCTCTTCTACGCGGCCAAGGACACGAGCGGCCCGACCCTCTTCCCCATCTGGGACGTCTACCACGGCGGCATCTTCCAGGAGCTGGCCCCCGACTCGACGGTGATCCGTGAAGTGCGGCACCCCTTCCACCACCACGACGCCTCGCTCCTGCGCAACGGCAACCTGATCATCGGGGCCGTCGAGCCGCTGGACCCGGCCGACGCGGCTCGGATCCGGGGCGGCGTTCCCGGATCCGAGGCGCCCGGCGGGGTGATCTACGCAGACGTGGTGTACGAGCTGACCTGGGACGGGGAGATCGTGTGGCGCTGGGCCGCCATCGAGCACCTGGACCCGCAGGAGGTGCCGTTGAACCCGCACTTCGCCCGCAACCACTGGCCGATGGCCAACACCGTCAACGAGAGCGCGGACGGCTCGATCGTGGTGGGCTTCCGCAGCGCGTCCACCACCGTGTCGGTGGACCGAGCCGACGGGTCCGTGCGCTGGCGCATCGGCCCGGACGTGCTGGCCCAGCAGCACCATCCGCACGAACTGCCCGGCGGCACCCTCCTGGTCTTCGACAACGGCACCTACCGCGACGCCACTTCGGTGCCGTACTCGCGGGTGCTGGAGCTCGACCCGACCACCGGCGAGGAGGTGTGGGCGTACGAGGACAACCCGCCGCAGAACTTCTTCAGCCCGTACATGTCCAGCGCCCAGCGTCTGCCGAACGGCAACACCTTCATCGCGGAAGGCTCCTTCGGACGGCTCTTCGAGGTGACCCCCGGCGGGGAGGTCGTGTGGGAGTTCGTGATCCCGCAGTTCCGGTCCTTCGGGGAGGGCGTGGGCCTGGAGTCCTCGGCCGGCGCCCAGAACTCGGTCTTCCGCGCCTACCGGTACGCCGCGGAGCAGATCCCGTGGCTGTGA
- a CDS encoding ABC transporter substrate-binding protein — translation MLRPRAVAAALLAALLSPFATACAGSPSDPADGDRPAVTVAASDHLGGAPVHVAEEGDLWSAEGIEATVTTQPTGRDALNAVLGGQAQLGVVGDLPAVTAALGGRELRVVADLSRFSDWRLLTRTDRQITAFAALKGRKVGVPQGTNVEYALSRMLASAQLTAADVTVVNLAPNQVTSALARGDIDAGVTFPSFYDAARTALGGSYAELPFTGYTARTLLVAGPSASEESTTAVLRTLLRAQRELGADPAGARKAVLAQSKGVLQAAYVNTFQPRYTYGATLSPELLAQLEEEAAWAKAAQNLPGAADRAALLAYLNTGPLTAVDPTAVTVR, via the coding sequence ATGCTCAGACCCCGTGCGGTGGCCGCCGCACTGCTGGCCGCCCTGCTCTCCCCGTTCGCCACGGCCTGCGCCGGTTCCCCGTCGGACCCGGCGGACGGCGACCGGCCGGCCGTCACCGTCGCCGCGAGCGACCACCTCGGCGGCGCCCCCGTCCACGTGGCCGAAGAGGGCGACCTCTGGTCGGCCGAGGGCATCGAGGCCACCGTCACCACCCAGCCCACCGGCCGGGACGCACTGAACGCCGTGCTCGGCGGCCAGGCCCAGCTCGGCGTCGTCGGCGATCTGCCCGCCGTGACGGCCGCGCTGGGCGGGCGGGAGCTGCGGGTCGTCGCCGACCTGTCCCGGTTCTCCGACTGGCGCCTGCTCACCCGGACCGACCGGCAGATCACCGCCTTCGCCGCGCTGAAGGGCCGCAAGGTCGGGGTCCCCCAGGGCACGAACGTCGAGTACGCGCTGTCGCGGATGCTCGCCTCGGCGCAACTGACCGCGGCGGACGTCACCGTGGTCAACCTCGCCCCGAACCAGGTCACTTCGGCCCTGGCCCGCGGCGACATCGACGCCGGCGTCACCTTCCCCAGCTTCTACGACGCCGCGCGCACCGCCCTGGGCGGCTCCTACGCCGAACTCCCCTTCACCGGGTACACGGCCAGGACCCTCCTCGTCGCCGGGCCCTCCGCGAGCGAGGAGAGCACCACCGCGGTCCTGCGCACGCTGCTGCGCGCCCAGCGGGAGCTCGGCGCCGACCCGGCGGGTGCGCGCAAGGCCGTGCTCGCCCAGTCCAAGGGCGTCCTCCAGGCCGCCTACGTCAACACGTTCCAGCCGCGCTACACGTACGGCGCCACCCTCTCCCCCGAGCTACTGGCGCAACTGGAGGAGGAGGCCGCCTGGGCCAAGGCCGCCCAGAACCTGCCCGGCGCCGCCGACCGCGCCGCACTGCTGGCATACCTGAACACCGGCCCCCTGACGGCCGTCGACCCGACCGCCGTCACCGTCCGCTGA
- a CDS encoding ABC transporter ATP-binding protein — MSLAVRLEGLSAGYGAGAPVLEHTDLEFAAGSFTALLGPSGCGKSTVLNTVAGFVRPTSGQVTAGAEPVRGPGPERGVVFQHYALFPWRTARGNVEFALGRLGLPRAERRRRALAALAEVGLADGAQKYPAQLSGGMQQRVALARALAAEPEVLLMDEPFGALDALTRTRMQTLLRELWQRRGTTVLFVTHDIDEALALAGRVIVLGGSPGRVLADHAVPAGPPDPDLRSLIARHLGSE; from the coding sequence ATGAGCCTCGCGGTACGGCTGGAGGGGCTCTCGGCGGGATACGGGGCCGGCGCGCCGGTGCTGGAGCACACCGACCTGGAGTTCGCGGCGGGCTCGTTCACGGCGCTGCTCGGGCCCAGCGGCTGCGGCAAGTCCACGGTCCTCAACACGGTGGCCGGCTTCGTACGGCCGACCTCCGGGCAGGTCACCGCGGGCGCGGAGCCGGTGCGCGGGCCCGGCCCGGAACGGGGCGTGGTGTTCCAGCACTACGCGCTGTTCCCGTGGCGCACGGCACGCGGCAACGTCGAGTTCGCCCTGGGGCGCCTCGGGCTGCCCCGCGCGGAGCGCCGCCGGCGCGCGCTGGCGGCGCTGGCCGAGGTGGGGCTCGCGGACGGCGCGCAGAAGTACCCGGCCCAGCTGTCGGGCGGGATGCAGCAACGGGTGGCGCTGGCCCGCGCGCTGGCCGCCGAACCCGAAGTGCTGTTGATGGACGAGCCGTTCGGAGCGCTGGACGCGCTGACCCGGACCCGGATGCAGACCCTGCTGCGGGAGCTGTGGCAACGCCGCGGCACCACCGTCCTGTTCGTCACGCACGACATCGACGAGGCGCTGGCGCTCGCCGGGCGCGTGATCGTCCTCGGTGGGAGTCCCGGGCGGGTGCTCGCCGACCACGCCGTGCCGGCGGGGCCGCCCGATCCCGACCTGCGCTCCCTCATCGCCCGCCACCTCGGCTCCGAATGA
- a CDS encoding ABC transporter permease, with amino-acid sequence MHATPSPPGRGLAGLGPALGAAGVVLALWYLLARSGGVAPGLLPTPGATAAALADSARNGTLAADLGASLARAGQGFALGSVVGSALGFTTGYLPKVSAAVTPVISFLRPIPAIALVPLATAWFGIGESAKRLLIAYAVLLAVWLYVHDGVSRVPVSHLRAARSLGAPLHRRFTEVLLPAAAPALLAALRYGASVALLALVAAELGGADSGLAYRLQVDGQFLRVDRMFAGLLVLGLLGVAVDLVLASVGRRFVHWSAS; translated from the coding sequence GTGCACGCCACCCCCTCACCCCCCGGCCGGGGCCTCGCCGGGCTCGGCCCGGCCCTGGGCGCGGCCGGCGTCGTACTCGCCCTGTGGTACCTCCTCGCCCGCTCCGGCGGGGTCGCCCCGGGGCTGCTGCCCACGCCCGGCGCGACCGCGGCCGCCCTGGCGGACAGCGCCCGCAACGGCACCCTGGCCGCCGACCTCGGCGCCAGTCTGGCCCGGGCCGGACAGGGCTTCGCCCTGGGCTCCGTCGTCGGCAGCGCGCTCGGCTTCACCACCGGCTACCTGCCGAAGGTCTCCGCCGCCGTCACCCCGGTGATCTCCTTCCTGCGGCCGATCCCGGCCATCGCGCTGGTCCCGCTCGCGACCGCCTGGTTCGGCATCGGAGAGAGCGCCAAGCGCCTGCTCATCGCGTACGCCGTCCTGCTCGCCGTCTGGCTGTACGTCCACGACGGGGTGTCCCGGGTACCGGTCTCCCATCTGCGGGCGGCCCGGTCGCTGGGCGCCCCGCTGCACCGGCGGTTCACCGAGGTGCTGCTGCCGGCCGCCGCTCCCGCCCTGCTCGCGGCGTTGCGCTACGGGGCCTCGGTGGCCCTGCTCGCGCTGGTGGCGGCCGAACTGGGCGGCGCGGACAGCGGGCTGGCGTACCGGCTCCAGGTGGACGGCCAGTTCCTGCGGGTGGACCGGATGTTCGCGGGGCTGCTCGTGCTCGGGCTGCTCGGAGTGGCCGTCGACCTCGTACTGGCCTCCGTGGGCCGCCGGTTCGTGCACTGGAGCGCGTCATGA
- a CDS encoding helix-turn-helix domain-containing protein: MSRPEPTPEAIEVGRVIRGCRKQRGVSMAVLATRSGLSQPFLSQLERGLATPSLSSIYRIAEALDVTPGTFLRPPARPGAVSHESDPQVIRVSEAAGQIAQVLIPGGRSTLMEAYEHHFEPGRGERGWFEHPGEDFLYVLEGEIVLEVEGEDPLTLRAGQSAHHRGEVPHRCRLSGPAAARTLLVIANA; encoded by the coding sequence GTGTCTCGCCCAGAACCCACGCCCGAAGCGATCGAGGTCGGACGGGTGATCCGCGGCTGCCGCAAGCAGCGCGGCGTCTCCATGGCCGTACTCGCCACCCGCTCAGGCCTCTCCCAGCCCTTCCTCAGCCAGCTGGAACGCGGACTCGCCACGCCCAGCCTCAGCTCGATCTACCGGATCGCCGAGGCCCTGGACGTCACCCCGGGCACCTTTCTGCGGCCGCCCGCCCGGCCCGGCGCCGTCAGTCACGAGAGCGACCCCCAGGTGATCCGCGTGAGCGAGGCCGCCGGACAGATCGCCCAGGTCCTCATCCCCGGCGGGCGCAGCACCCTCATGGAGGCCTACGAGCACCACTTCGAGCCCGGCCGGGGCGAGCGCGGCTGGTTCGAGCACCCGGGCGAGGACTTCCTCTACGTCCTGGAGGGCGAGATCGTCCTCGAAGTCGAGGGCGAGGACCCGTTGACCCTGCGCGCGGGCCAGAGCGCCCACCACCGGGGCGAAGTCCCGCACCGCTGCCGCCTGTCGGGCCCGGCCGCGGCACGCACCCTGCTCGTCATCGCGAACGCCTGA